In Acidobacteriota bacterium, the following proteins share a genomic window:
- a CDS encoding cell division protein FtsL produces MSIDLTYAVRKDIRNNPVVREHDLQQKREFRRIVALASLAVGMLLFSAWQHFQTRTHSMRIEALRVERAKEEAVNRKLRLNLEVLRAPDVIELRATRELGLRAPTLAETVVIERARVATPPPAMVARATGMP; encoded by the coding sequence ATGAGCATCGACCTCACGTACGCCGTCCGCAAGGACATCCGGAACAACCCCGTCGTCCGGGAGCACGACCTGCAGCAGAAGCGGGAGTTCCGGCGGATCGTCGCCCTCGCGTCGCTCGCCGTCGGCATGCTGCTCTTCTCGGCTTGGCAGCACTTCCAGACGCGCACGCACAGCATGCGCATCGAAGCGCTCCGCGTGGAGCGCGCCAAGGAGGAAGCGGTCAACCGCAAGCTCCGGCTCAACCTCGAAGTCCTGCGCGCGCCGGACGTGATCGAGCTGCGCGCGACGCGTGAGCTGGGCCTGCGCGCGCCGACGCTCGCCGAGACCGTCGTCATCGAGCGTGCGCGCGTCGCCACGCCGCCGCCGGCCATGGTCGCCCGCGCGACGGGGATGCCCTGA
- a CDS encoding division/cell wall cluster transcriptional repressor MraZ — translation MLRGSYPAKIDDRGRLKLPNAFKALVEEQHGTGLYVTSVTGESVRVYPMPVWLAVEQRLARMPSTHPARAKFLDRVNYYGQLGELDAQGRLGIPARLRDAAGMVGEVDVLGQVEYLEVWNHERLLAKLQREPFTDDDARALAEFGI, via the coding sequence GTGCTGCGCGGAAGCTATCCCGCGAAGATCGACGACAGGGGTCGCCTGAAGCTCCCGAACGCCTTCAAGGCGCTCGTGGAGGAGCAGCACGGTACGGGTCTGTACGTCACGAGCGTGACCGGCGAGTCGGTCCGTGTGTATCCGATGCCGGTCTGGTTGGCCGTCGAGCAGCGGCTGGCGCGGATGCCGAGCACGCATCCGGCGCGCGCGAAGTTCCTCGACCGGGTGAACTACTACGGCCAGCTCGGCGAGCTCGACGCACAGGGCCGGCTCGGCATTCCCGCGCGGCTGCGCGATGCGGCCGGCATGGTCGGCGAGGTGGACGTGCTCGGGCAGGTCGAGTACCTCGAAGTCTGGAATCACGAGCGGCTGCTCGCGAAGCTCCAGCGGGAGCCGTTCACCGACGATGACGCCCGCGCACTGGCCGAGTTCGGAATCTGA
- the ftsW gene encoding putative lipid II flippase FtsW, producing MARTLKSDKLLFLATLLLVSVSVVMVYSASAVQAAARYQAASWFLYKQLAWAVLGITVMLVVMRRDYHEYRRPALIWSLVALAAGLLVLVFFFNPRNGTYRWITLAGVATLQPSELAKLVIVLFTAAVLDRRMHRVNDPAFALLPIGAVTFGLTALVLAEPDFGTSAVIVGIVVVMLFTAGLAYRYLIWTAVVLVPAAAVFVLESSYRRRRLMTFLDPWQDPLGDGFQIIHSLYAVGSGGLLGRGLMAGIEKLYYIPEPHTDFIYAVIAEELGLVGTTLTLACFVLIAWRGLRASLLAPDRFGSLLALGLTSMIALQAFVNISVVTKLLPTKGIPLPFVSNGGSSLLINLVAMGILLNISQQGSPGAVPAAARRVSDWTLEGQGA from the coding sequence ATGGCACGAACGCTGAAGTCCGACAAACTGCTGTTCCTCGCGACGCTGCTGCTCGTCAGCGTGAGCGTCGTCATGGTGTACAGCGCCTCGGCCGTGCAGGCCGCGGCGAGGTACCAGGCGGCGTCATGGTTTCTGTACAAGCAGCTCGCCTGGGCCGTGCTCGGCATCACGGTCATGCTCGTCGTGATGCGGCGCGACTACCACGAGTACCGGCGGCCGGCGCTGATCTGGTCGCTCGTCGCGCTGGCCGCGGGCCTGCTCGTGCTGGTGTTCTTCTTCAATCCACGCAACGGCACGTACCGCTGGATCACGCTCGCGGGCGTCGCCACGCTCCAGCCGTCCGAGCTCGCCAAGCTCGTCATCGTGCTGTTTACCGCGGCGGTGCTCGACAGGCGCATGCACCGCGTCAACGACCCGGCCTTCGCGCTCCTGCCGATCGGCGCCGTGACGTTCGGCCTCACGGCGCTCGTGCTGGCCGAGCCGGACTTCGGCACCTCCGCCGTCATCGTCGGCATCGTCGTCGTGATGCTCTTCACGGCGGGGCTCGCCTATCGCTACCTGATCTGGACGGCGGTGGTCCTCGTGCCGGCGGCGGCGGTCTTCGTCCTCGAATCGTCGTATCGCCGGCGCCGGCTGATGACGTTCCTCGACCCTTGGCAGGACCCGCTCGGCGACGGCTTCCAGATCATCCACTCGTTGTACGCCGTCGGATCCGGCGGGCTGCTGGGCCGCGGCCTGATGGCGGGCATCGAGAAGCTCTACTACATCCCCGAGCCCCACACCGACTTCATCTACGCCGTCATCGCCGAGGAGCTCGGGCTCGTCGGCACGACGCTGACGCTCGCGTGCTTCGTGCTGATCGCCTGGCGCGGGCTGCGCGCCTCGCTGCTCGCCCCGGATCGGTTCGGTTCGCTGCTGGCGCTCGGGCTGACGTCGATGATCGCCCTTCAGGCCTTCGTCAACATCAGCGTGGTCACCAAGCTGCTGCCGACGAAGGGGATTCCGCTGCCGTTCGTCAGCAACGGCGGATCGTCGCTGCTCATCAACCTGGTCGCGATGGGCATCCTGCTGAACATCTCGCAGCAAGGATCGCCTGGCGCCGTGCCGGCTGCCGCCCGGCGGGTGTCCGACTGGACGCTGGAAGGCCAGGGGGCGTGA
- a CDS encoding UDP-N-acetylmuramoyl-tripeptide--D-alanyl-D-alanine ligase, whose translation MTLPAGAVALTAAMVVQATHGRLVAGPADRVFARVSTDSRATGADALFVALSGPRFDAHAFVPQAVDAGATGVVVSRQPEHALDHAVVILVDDTLLALQRLAQAVRRASHARVVAITGSAGKTTTKEVTADLLATRFRVFRNPGNLNNHIGLPLSLLELRHGPDVAVVELGMNHAGEIRRLVEIAEPQVRVWTNVGDAHLGYFGSAEAIARAKAEILEGADASTLVVANADDPLVMAHVRHAPARRVLFGETAEADVRAEQVTDAGFDGTTANVRTPRGRLRLKVRLPGRAQLANVLAAVAVAVEFGIDLADVERVVESVEAVARRGRVTRLANGARLVDDSYNASPAAVDAMLRAMAATPVAGRRIAVLGEMLELGERSRALHERCGRTAASAVASLVVIGGEPASGLVDGAIAGGLARDRILRFPDSAAAARAVASLVEPGDLVLVKGSRGTRTDIVADHLLEVA comes from the coding sequence ATGACGCTGCCGGCCGGCGCAGTCGCGCTGACGGCGGCCATGGTCGTCCAGGCCACGCACGGACGGCTGGTGGCGGGGCCCGCCGATCGCGTGTTCGCGCGCGTGTCGACCGACTCGCGCGCCACCGGAGCCGACGCGCTGTTCGTCGCGCTCTCCGGGCCGCGGTTCGACGCGCACGCGTTCGTGCCGCAGGCGGTCGACGCCGGCGCCACCGGCGTCGTCGTCTCGCGCCAGCCCGAGCACGCGCTGGATCACGCCGTCGTGATTCTCGTGGACGACACGCTCCTCGCGCTGCAACGCCTCGCGCAGGCCGTGCGACGGGCATCACACGCCCGCGTGGTCGCGATCACCGGCAGTGCCGGGAAGACGACGACCAAGGAAGTCACGGCGGATCTGCTCGCCACGCGGTTCCGCGTGTTCCGGAATCCGGGCAATCTGAACAACCACATCGGCCTGCCGCTCTCGCTGCTCGAGCTGCGCCATGGGCCGGACGTCGCGGTCGTCGAGCTCGGGATGAACCACGCCGGCGAGATTCGCCGCCTCGTGGAGATCGCCGAACCCCAGGTTCGCGTCTGGACGAACGTCGGCGACGCGCACCTCGGCTACTTCGGATCGGCCGAGGCGATCGCGCGTGCCAAGGCGGAGATCCTCGAGGGAGCCGACGCCTCGACGCTCGTCGTGGCCAATGCCGACGACCCGCTCGTGATGGCGCACGTGCGCCACGCCCCGGCTCGGCGCGTGCTCTTCGGCGAAACGGCCGAGGCCGACGTCCGGGCCGAGCAGGTGACCGATGCCGGGTTCGACGGCACGACCGCGAACGTCCGCACTCCGCGAGGGCGGCTGCGGCTGAAGGTGCGGCTGCCGGGCCGGGCGCAACTGGCCAACGTCCTTGCCGCCGTGGCCGTGGCCGTCGAGTTCGGCATCGACCTGGCCGACGTCGAGCGCGTCGTCGAATCGGTCGAAGCGGTCGCGCGCCGTGGCCGCGTCACGCGGCTCGCCAACGGTGCCCGGCTCGTGGACGACTCGTACAACGCGAGCCCCGCCGCGGTCGACGCGATGCTGCGGGCGATGGCGGCGACGCCCGTCGCCGGCCGCCGCATCGCCGTGCTGGGTGAGATGCTCGAGCTCGGCGAGCGATCGCGCGCGCTGCACGAGCGGTGCGGCCGGACGGCGGCCAGCGCCGTCGCCAGCCTCGTCGTGATCGGCGGCGAACCGGCATCCGGGCTCGTGGACGGTGCGATCGCCGGCGGCCTTGCGCGCGATCGGATCCTGCGGTTTCCGGACAGCGCCGCCGCGGCTCGCGCCGTGGCCTCGCTCGTCGAGCCAGGCGACCTCGTCCTCGTCAAGGGCTCACGCGGCACGAGGACGGACATCGTTGCGGATCATCTGCTGGAGGTGGCCTGA
- a CDS encoding UDP-N-acetylmuramoyl-L-alanyl-D-glutamate--2,6-diaminopimelate ligase: MTLGALAGSARTLAPDARTRVERAGRQDVAVTGVTHDSRAVTRGAVFVAIRGQRVDATSFAADALKRGAVAVVSESEPAASGVWLPTTDARLALAEISHLVYGRPSESLSVIGVTGTNGKTTTTYLLSAVLDAAGSPCGRLGTVSVRVGPSPADERDAGHTTPEASEIHRLLREMLTRGCRACAMEVSSHALALHRVDYLRFRAAIFTNLTRDHLDFHGDMTQYFAAKRRLFDMLPAGAPSIVNVDDPRGVELAARRTNVVTYAIDRAADVRVRRLDSTLDGLTLEIDSPRGPLSLRSPLVGRANAYNVLGVVAAALALDVPTDAIARGLAALQSVPGRFQVVSTAADDVRVVVDYAHTDDALKHLLETVRPLAAGRLITVFGCGGDRDRSKRPLMGAVAGRLSDLVVVTSDNPRSEDPQRIIDEIVRGLAPALDPARPGRADAPYVRNPDRRSAIEFAVRSARPADLVVIAGKGHEKYQIVADRSLPFDDVEVARTALARRRAEASA; the protein is encoded by the coding sequence ATGACCTTGGGCGCACTGGCGGGATCGGCTCGGACGCTGGCGCCGGACGCCCGGACGCGCGTGGAGCGCGCGGGCCGGCAGGACGTCGCCGTCACGGGCGTGACGCACGATTCCCGTGCGGTCACGCGCGGAGCCGTTTTCGTCGCCATTCGCGGCCAGCGCGTGGATGCCACGTCGTTCGCCGCCGACGCGCTCAAGCGCGGCGCCGTCGCGGTCGTCTCGGAATCGGAGCCGGCCGCATCCGGCGTCTGGCTTCCGACCACCGACGCGCGCCTTGCGCTCGCCGAGATCTCGCACCTCGTCTATGGCCGTCCGAGCGAGTCGCTCTCCGTCATCGGCGTCACCGGCACGAACGGCAAGACGACAACGACCTACCTCTTGAGCGCGGTGCTGGACGCCGCGGGCTCGCCCTGCGGCCGGCTGGGCACGGTCAGCGTTCGCGTCGGACCGTCGCCCGCCGACGAGCGGGATGCCGGGCACACGACGCCCGAGGCCTCGGAGATCCACCGGCTCCTCCGCGAGATGCTCACGCGCGGATGCCGCGCCTGCGCCATGGAAGTGTCGTCGCACGCGCTCGCATTGCACCGCGTGGACTACCTCAGATTCCGCGCGGCGATCTTCACGAACCTCACGCGCGATCATCTCGACTTCCACGGCGACATGACGCAGTACTTCGCGGCCAAGCGGCGGCTCTTCGACATGCTGCCGGCCGGCGCGCCGTCGATCGTCAACGTGGACGATCCGCGCGGTGTCGAGCTGGCCGCGCGCCGCACGAACGTCGTGACGTACGCGATCGACCGCGCCGCCGACGTCCGGGTCCGGCGCCTGGACTCGACGCTCGACGGTCTGACCCTCGAGATCGACAGCCCGCGCGGTCCGCTCAGCCTGCGCTCGCCGCTCGTCGGCCGCGCCAACGCGTACAACGTCCTCGGGGTCGTCGCTGCCGCGCTCGCGCTCGACGTGCCCACCGATGCGATCGCCCGCGGCCTCGCCGCGCTGCAGTCGGTGCCCGGCCGCTTCCAGGTCGTCTCGACCGCGGCCGACGACGTGCGCGTCGTCGTGGACTACGCGCACACCGATGACGCGTTGAAGCACCTGCTCGAGACCGTGAGGCCGCTGGCGGCTGGCCGCCTGATCACGGTGTTCGGCTGCGGCGGCGATCGCGATCGATCCAAGCGGCCGCTGATGGGGGCCGTTGCGGGTCGCCTCAGCGATCTCGTCGTCGTCACGTCCGACAACCCGCGCTCGGAGGACCCGCAGCGGATCATCGACGAGATCGTGCGCGGGCTGGCGCCGGCCCTCGATCCGGCGCGGCCGGGTCGCGCCGATGCGCCGTACGTGCGCAACCCCGATCGTCGCAGCGCCATCGAGTTCGCCGTGCGGTCGGCCCGGCCAGCCGACCTTGTCGTCATCGCCGGCAAGGGGCACGAGAAGTACCAGATCGTCGCCGACCGCTCGCTGCCGTTCGACGACGTCGAGGTGGCGCGCACGGCGCTGGCGCGCCGGCGTGCGGAGGCGAGCGCATGA
- the murD gene encoding UDP-N-acetylmuramoyl-L-alanine--D-glutamate ligase, translated as MTFRVDGRAAVVVGAGRSGRAAATLLAARGARVTLTDMAAIEDAATLGEAGVRLVLGSHPEALFTTADLVVVSPGVPADLAVLRAARAAGVPVIGEIELASRWLSGRIIAITGTKGKSTTTTLISRILQEAGYRAIAGGNLGPPLSEQVGDSTPDAIHVVEVSSFQLETTDTFHPWIAVLLNLSPDHLDRHASFDEYAQAKARIFRNQAATDWAVVNAEDPLATALADGAPAQRFDFALDQPLADGVTVEDAMVVKRTRGVSTPLLPVASVQLPGRHLLGDVLAASAAATLAGARPAAIARAVAAFRGLEHTLEEVGAAGRVRFVNDSKATNVAAAGRAIESMRAGVVPIMGGRYKGGAFEDLRPIVAGRASAVVAIGEAADRIEAALAGTVPVVRAASMDEAVDRAFHLAQPEGVVLLAPGCSSFDMFADYAARGRAFKAAARRLMASEPRRRGTGAGGPM; from the coding sequence ATGACGTTCAGGGTGGACGGACGGGCGGCGGTCGTCGTGGGCGCGGGCCGGAGCGGCCGCGCGGCCGCGACGCTGCTCGCCGCGCGCGGCGCGCGCGTGACGCTGACCGACATGGCGGCGATCGAGGACGCGGCCACGCTCGGCGAGGCGGGCGTCCGGCTGGTGCTCGGCTCGCATCCCGAGGCGCTCTTCACCACCGCCGATCTCGTGGTCGTCAGTCCCGGCGTGCCGGCCGATCTCGCGGTGCTCCGCGCCGCAAGGGCCGCGGGCGTTCCGGTGATCGGCGAGATCGAGCTGGCGTCGCGCTGGCTGTCGGGCCGAATCATCGCGATTACCGGAACCAAGGGGAAGTCGACCACGACGACCTTGATCTCGCGCATTCTCCAGGAGGCGGGCTATCGCGCGATCGCGGGCGGCAATCTCGGGCCGCCGCTGAGCGAGCAGGTGGGTGACTCGACGCCGGACGCGATCCACGTCGTCGAGGTCAGCAGTTTCCAACTGGAGACGACCGACACGTTCCATCCCTGGATCGCCGTGCTCCTCAACCTCTCGCCCGACCACCTCGACCGGCACGCGTCGTTCGACGAGTACGCGCAGGCCAAGGCTCGAATCTTCCGCAACCAGGCCGCCACCGACTGGGCGGTGGTCAACGCGGAGGATCCGCTGGCCACGGCCCTGGCCGACGGCGCGCCGGCGCAACGGTTCGATTTCGCGCTCGACCAGCCGCTCGCCGACGGCGTGACGGTCGAGGACGCGATGGTCGTCAAGCGCACGCGCGGCGTCTCGACGCCGCTCCTGCCGGTGGCATCGGTGCAGTTGCCCGGACGGCACCTGCTCGGCGACGTGCTCGCCGCGTCCGCGGCCGCCACGCTGGCGGGCGCCCGGCCGGCGGCGATCGCCCGCGCGGTCGCCGCGTTCCGCGGCCTCGAGCACACGCTCGAAGAGGTCGGCGCGGCCGGGCGCGTGCGGTTCGTCAACGACTCGAAAGCGACGAACGTCGCCGCGGCGGGCCGCGCCATCGAGAGCATGCGCGCCGGCGTCGTGCCGATCATGGGCGGGCGGTACAAGGGCGGCGCCTTCGAGGACCTGCGGCCGATCGTGGCGGGCCGCGCCAGCGCCGTCGTCGCGATTGGCGAGGCCGCCGATCGCATCGAGGCCGCGCTCGCCGGCACCGTGCCGGTGGTGCGCGCCGCCTCGATGGACGAGGCCGTCGATCGCGCCTTCCACCTCGCGCAGCCCGAGGGCGTGGTGCTGCTCGCACCGGGCTGCTCGAGCTTCGACATGTTCGCGGATTACGCCGCGCGCGGGCGCGCCTTCAAGGCCGCGGCGCGGCGGCTGATGGCGTCGGAGCCGCGCCGGCGCGGCACGGGAGCAGGGGGGCCGATGTGA
- a CDS encoding transpeptidase family protein — protein MRIPGLPHGFRAQRASLDPLVTTERPSDAYESAWRAHLKRRLLVVLGAAAVWVVGIEARLVQLQVFQHEELTQRARRNQQRSIPLEALRGDIVDRQGRLLAYSVEAESIAAAPSRIKDPAATARALCQALGDCSLREREELQARLTGDGDWALVRRSRAVSPAQVDRVRALKLPGIVTQTDTRRYYPRMELGAHVLGFVGLDNNGQGGLEYALDELIRGTDGRAFAQVDAKGQRLESRVERTPVDGATVQLTLDLYLQHIVERELKAGVEENRAEGGSALVMDPATGEILALANYPTFNPNAVGRSVPDARRNRAVQDVYEPGSTFKIVTASAALEEGVVSVDELIDTNPGVIRIGSRKPITEAAGHNYGVLTFADVIVKSSNVGAIKVGLRTGIDRLTKYVHRFGFGESIAPAYFAGQSRGIWQPAALNESGLASVSMGYQVGVTPLQMVTAVSAVANGGLLMEPHLVRAVVRDGRIEPVRPKVVRRAISSATVATLTDIMEGVVSPRGTARAASLDRYQVAGKTGTAHKLIDGAYSPTAFNASFVGFVPSRKPRFTILVVIDTPRAKGHFGGTVAAPIFKRIAEAALQLAGVPPSVDPAPPVLINASDRLLPARPVPTPMVLIASAATSSSPVMPNVIGLGAREAVRVLTRAGAAVRLHGDGLVARQTPAPGEPLGSGTWAALELTETLAGASAGLGVP, from the coding sequence ATGCGGATCCCCGGCCTGCCTCACGGCTTTCGCGCGCAGCGGGCCTCGCTCGATCCGCTCGTCACGACGGAGCGGCCATCCGATGCGTACGAGTCGGCGTGGCGTGCGCACCTCAAGCGGCGGCTGCTGGTCGTGCTGGGCGCCGCGGCCGTCTGGGTGGTCGGGATCGAGGCGCGGCTCGTGCAGCTCCAGGTGTTCCAGCACGAGGAGCTGACGCAGCGCGCCCGTCGCAATCAGCAGCGCTCGATTCCGCTCGAGGCACTGCGCGGCGACATCGTCGACCGGCAGGGCCGGCTGCTCGCCTATTCCGTCGAGGCGGAGTCGATTGCCGCCGCGCCGAGCCGCATCAAGGATCCGGCGGCCACCGCGCGCGCGCTGTGCCAGGCGCTCGGTGACTGCTCGCTCCGCGAACGCGAAGAGCTCCAGGCGAGGCTCACCGGCGACGGCGATTGGGCGCTCGTCCGCCGCTCGAGGGCCGTCTCGCCGGCGCAGGTCGATCGCGTGCGCGCGCTGAAGCTGCCGGGCATCGTCACGCAGACCGACACGCGCCGCTACTACCCGAGGATGGAGCTCGGCGCCCACGTGCTCGGCTTCGTCGGCCTCGACAACAACGGGCAGGGCGGGCTCGAGTACGCGCTCGACGAGCTCATCCGCGGCACGGACGGCCGCGCGTTCGCGCAGGTCGATGCGAAGGGGCAGCGGCTGGAATCGCGCGTCGAACGGACGCCCGTCGACGGCGCCACCGTGCAACTGACGCTGGATCTCTACCTCCAGCACATCGTCGAACGCGAGCTGAAGGCCGGGGTCGAGGAGAACCGGGCCGAGGGCGGCAGCGCGCTCGTCATGGATCCGGCGACCGGCGAGATCCTCGCGCTGGCCAACTACCCGACGTTCAATCCGAATGCGGTCGGGCGGTCCGTTCCGGACGCCCGCCGGAACCGCGCCGTGCAGGACGTCTACGAGCCCGGCTCGACGTTCAAGATCGTCACCGCGTCCGCCGCGCTCGAGGAAGGCGTCGTCTCCGTCGACGAGCTCATCGACACGAACCCCGGCGTCATCAGGATCGGCAGCCGCAAGCCCATCACCGAGGCGGCCGGGCACAACTACGGCGTGCTGACGTTCGCGGACGTGATCGTGAAGTCGAGCAATGTCGGCGCGATCAAAGTCGGTCTGCGCACCGGCATCGATCGGCTCACCAAGTACGTCCACCGCTTCGGGTTTGGCGAATCCATTGCACCGGCCTACTTCGCGGGACAGAGCCGCGGCATCTGGCAGCCGGCCGCCCTCAACGAAAGCGGACTTGCGTCGGTGTCGATGGGCTATCAGGTGGGCGTCACGCCGCTCCAGATGGTGACGGCCGTGAGCGCCGTCGCCAACGGCGGCCTGCTGATGGAGCCGCATCTCGTGCGAGCCGTCGTGCGCGACGGACGCATCGAGCCCGTCCGGCCGAAGGTCGTCCGGCGCGCGATCAGCAGCGCGACGGTCGCGACCCTGACCGACATCATGGAGGGCGTCGTCTCGCCGCGGGGCACGGCCCGCGCCGCCAGCCTCGATCGCTACCAGGTCGCCGGCAAGACCGGCACGGCCCACAAGCTGATCGACGGCGCGTACTCGCCGACGGCGTTCAACGCCTCGTTCGTGGGCTTCGTCCCGTCGCGCAAACCGAGGTTCACGATCCTCGTCGTCATCGACACGCCCCGTGCCAAGGGCCATTTCGGTGGCACCGTCGCGGCCCCGATCTTCAAACGGATCGCCGAGGCCGCGCTCCAGCTCGCCGGCGTGCCGCCCAGCGTGGACCCGGCGCCGCCGGTCTTGATCAACGCGTCCGACCGGCTCCTGCCGGCCCGGCCCGTGCCCACGCCGATGGTGCTGATCGCCTCGGCGGCCACGAGCAGCTCGCCCGTGATGCCCAACGTGATCGGGCTGGGCGCCCGCGAGGCGGTGCGCGTCCTCACGCGCGCCGGCGCAGCCGTTCGGCTCCACGGCGATGGCCTCGTCGCCCGCCAGACGCCCGCGCCCGGCGAACCGCTCGGCTCGGGCACGTGGGCGGCGCTGGAACTGACGGAGACGCTGGCCGGCGCGAGCGCCGGTCTGGGAGTTCCATGA
- a CDS encoding phospho-N-acetylmuramoyl-pentapeptide-transferase — translation MLYHLLFPLHEQFSALNVVQYITFRTAAASLTALALSLLLGPWFIRRLRTFQIGQVIRQDGPASHKAKAGTPTMGGLLILTAVFVPTVLWANLTNRYVWIALLATAAFGAIGFVDDYLKITRHSHHGLFARYKLLGQVAVAIAVGLTLVWLSDQTPPAYSLRLIFPFFKRLIPDLGWWYVPFAALVLVSMTNAVNLTDGLDGLAISTFAVSACAFTAFTYVTGHKEFAEYLLIIRFPGVGELTIFCGALVGASLGFLWWNAHPADVFMGDVGSLALGGALGTVAILIKQELLLPIVGGVFVMEAASVVIQVASYKLTGRRVFRMAPIHHHFELIGWAEPKVITRFLILAIIFALFSLMTLKLR, via the coding sequence TTGCTGTACCACCTCCTCTTTCCGCTGCACGAGCAGTTCTCCGCGCTGAACGTCGTGCAATACATCACGTTCCGGACGGCAGCCGCGAGCCTGACGGCGCTCGCGCTGAGCCTGCTGCTCGGCCCCTGGTTCATCAGGCGCCTGCGGACGTTCCAGATCGGGCAGGTCATCCGTCAGGACGGGCCCGCCAGCCACAAAGCGAAGGCGGGCACGCCGACGATGGGCGGGCTGCTCATCCTGACGGCGGTGTTCGTGCCGACCGTGCTCTGGGCGAACCTCACGAACCGCTACGTGTGGATCGCGCTGCTCGCGACGGCGGCCTTCGGCGCCATCGGGTTCGTCGACGACTACCTGAAGATCACCCGTCACAGCCATCACGGGCTGTTCGCCCGCTACAAGCTGCTCGGGCAGGTGGCCGTGGCGATCGCCGTCGGGCTCACGCTCGTGTGGCTCTCCGATCAAACGCCGCCGGCCTACAGCCTGCGCCTCATCTTCCCGTTCTTCAAGCGGCTCATCCCCGACCTCGGCTGGTGGTACGTGCCGTTCGCCGCGCTCGTGCTCGTCAGCATGACGAACGCGGTCAACCTGACCGACGGCCTGGATGGGCTCGCGATCAGCACGTTCGCCGTGTCGGCGTGCGCGTTCACCGCGTTCACGTACGTGACCGGGCACAAGGAGTTCGCCGAGTACCTGTTGATCATCCGCTTTCCCGGCGTCGGCGAGCTGACGATCTTCTGCGGCGCGCTCGTGGGAGCAAGCCTCGGATTCCTCTGGTGGAACGCCCATCCGGCCGACGTGTTCATGGGGGACGTCGGGTCGCTCGCGCTCGGCGGCGCCCTCGGCACGGTGGCGATCCTGATCAAGCAGGAGCTGCTCTTGCCGATCGTCGGCGGCGTGTTCGTGATGGAGGCGGCGTCGGTCGTGATTCAAGTCGCCTCGTACAAGCTGACGGGCCGGCGGGTGTTCCGCATGGCGCCGATCCATCACCACTTCGAGCTGATCGGCTGGGCGGAGCCGAAGGTCATCACGAGGTTTCTGATTCTCGCGATCATCTTCGCGCTCTTCAGCCTCATGACGTTGAAGCTCAGGTGA
- the rsmH gene encoding 16S rRNA (cytosine(1402)-N(4))-methyltransferase RsmH: MTPAHWPSSESDAGHEPVLVDEVVSLLRPRAGGTYVDCTLGLGGHTRALVVAGAGRVIGIDRDAHAIDVARGHLADAAGAVTFVHDDYRRLGAVLSAQGIAAVDGVLADLGVSSMQLDDPGRGFSFRQPGPLDMRMDRTRGATLAERLAEVDERALADVIFQYGEERRARQVARAVISARDRGALADTAALAGVVRRAVGAHGWQRLDPATRTFQALRIWVNDELTGLEGFIDAAWHALRQGGRIAIIAFQSLEDRVVKHTFRRLASAGGQLVTKRPIVASEAERARNPRARSARLRGLERVA, encoded by the coding sequence ATGACGCCCGCGCACTGGCCGAGTTCGGAATCTGACGCGGGCCATGAGCCGGTGCTCGTCGACGAGGTCGTGTCGCTCCTCCGGCCGCGGGCCGGCGGCACGTACGTCGACTGCACGCTGGGATTGGGCGGTCACACGCGCGCGCTGGTGGTGGCGGGCGCCGGCCGAGTGATCGGGATCGATCGAGACGCGCACGCGATTGACGTCGCGCGAGGGCACCTCGCGGACGCGGCCGGGGCCGTGACGTTCGTCCACGACGACTACCGGCGGCTCGGCGCCGTGCTGTCGGCGCAGGGGATCGCCGCGGTCGACGGGGTGCTCGCGGATCTGGGTGTCTCGTCGATGCAGCTCGACGATCCCGGCAGGGGGTTCAGCTTCCGGCAGCCGGGACCGCTCGACATGCGGATGGATCGGACCCGCGGGGCGACGCTGGCCGAGCGGCTGGCCGAGGTGGACGAGCGCGCGCTCGCGGACGTGATCTTCCAGTACGGCGAAGAACGGCGCGCGCGTCAGGTGGCTCGGGCCGTGATCTCGGCTCGCGATCGAGGTGCGCTCGCCGACACCGCGGCGCTCGCCGGGGTCGTCCGCCGTGCCGTCGGGGCGCACGGGTGGCAACGGCTCGATCCGGCCACACGGACGTTCCAGGCCCTGCGGATCTGGGTCAACGACGAGTTGACCGGGCTCGAAGGGTTCATCGACGCGGCGTGGCACGCGTTGAGGCAGGGCGGCCGGATCGCGATCATCGCGTTCCAGTCGCTCGAGGACCGGGTCGTCAAGCACACGTTCCGGCGCCTCGCGAGCGCCGGCGGACAGCTCGTCACGAAGCGTCCGATCGTCGCGTCGGAAGCCGAGCGGGCGCGCAATCCCCGGGCGCGCAGCGCGCGGCTGCGTGGGTTGGAGAGGGTGGCATGA